The Candidatus Latescibacterota bacterium genome includes the window CGAGGAAGCGCATATCCTGAGCATAGGAGTCGATCCCGACCACCGTGGTGGAGGAATCGCCGATATTCTGCTGGAAGAGTCTATTGTCAGAAGCCGGGAGCAAGGTTGTCTTAAGGTAATTCTGGAAGTGAGAGAGGGCAACATCAGGGCTCAGAAGTTCTACGAAAAACAGGGGTTCAGGCAGGTGGGAATCAGAAAGGGCTACTACAGCGAGTGTGGTGAGGACGCCCTTGTCCTGGAGAAAGAAATTGTCTGAGAGTATCCGTCCGGAGGAATTGAGGGTCAGTTTCGCTGGAAAGGGGTTCCATCCCCGTCTGGCCGTCGTGCTTGGGTCCGGCCTTTCCGCCGCAGCGGCCCGGCTCCCATGTGAGGAACAGATCTCTTTCGACTGTGTGGATGGCCTGCACTCTCCTTCGGTCAAAGGGCATCCTGGTCATATCCATCTTTTCGGAGAATCCATAATACTTTTCGCTGGGAGGAATCACCTCTACGAATCTGGCGATATGAGCCAGGCGGGGGCCGTCGTGCGCGTAGCCGCCCGGCTCGGATGCCGGAGTATACTGCTCACCCAGGCGGCGGGCAGTCTGAAACGTTCGATTCCCGTGGCATCGTGGCTTCTGCCCACCGATATCATCTCTCTTCCCTACAGGGGAGCGCGGTCCGTGGACGGAATGGATGGGACTTTCGACTCCGCGGAGGGTAAGGTCGGTCGTACTCCCGGATATGTCGGGAGTGGACCGTCGGCAGGTCGAATGTGCATACGCACCAGCCTGATATCCGTTGCCATGAGAGATAATGTGGCGTTGGCCGCTGCCACTGCCGGGGTCAAGCTGAGAGACGGGGTCCTTTTCTGGGCGACCGGACCGAATTATGAGACGGCTGCAGAAGCGGTGATGCTCGAGAGGCTGGGAGCATCAGCCGCGACGATGTCCCCCCTTCCGGAGCTCGCTGCAGCTGTGGAAGTCGGGTTGGACGCGGCTTGTCTTACATGGATCACCAACCATACGGTGAATGTCTCGGCTGTCGGGACCGGGCACGATTCGGTCGTCAGGGCGGGAAAGAAAAGCGTGGGATCTCTTCTTGCCATCCTGAAGGCAATGGAAGGATGACAAGGCTGGAATCGCTGAAAAAAGGCTTTCTGCATTCCAGCCCAGGTGTTAGATTCTGAGTGACAATAGTAAGGTTATGTGTAATATGGAGAAGATGGCTGGCCGGATGATCTGACCGGGCCGGGACTGTCTCAAAGGGCTGACTCCGGGAGTGGACGATATGAGCTGGCTTACAAGGGCCAAACGGGGAATAAAGACCTGGCGAAAAAAGGACGTTCCGGACGGCCTGTGGGAGAAGTGCCCCTCATGCGGAGAGATACTTTACCGCAAAGAACTGGACCGGCAACTTTCCGTCTGCAAGAAATGCGATTTTCATTTCAGGATAAATGCTCCGACCTATCTGGACATCCTTGCCGATGACTCTACCTTCTCCGAGATGGATACTGCGATAGTCTCCGGTGATCCCCTCGAATTCAAGGACAGCAAGAAATACAGGGACCGGATCAAGGCCGCCGTCAAGAAGACAGGCAGAAATTCCGCAATAATGACTGGGACAGCTGAAATAGGCGGACGTCCCGCAGTCCTGGCTATTATGGATTTTTCCTTCATGGGTGGAAGTATGGGGTCTGTGGTCGGCGAGAAGATAGTAAGAGCGGTGAAAAAAGCGGTCGAGGAAAGGCGTCCCCTGGTGATCGTTACGGCCTCAGGGGGGGCGAGGATGCAGGAATCGATCCTGTCCCTCATGCAGATGTCGAAGACCTCTGCCGCCATCGCGAGCTTGTCGCGCGCGCGGCTGCCGTACATAGCCATACTCACAAATCCCACGACGGGGGGAGTAGCAGCCTCATTCGCGTTCCAGGGTGATATAATAATCGCTGAACCGAAAGCGATGATAGGTTTCGCGGGACCAAGGGTCATCAGGGAGACAACGGGCGAAGAACTTCCCGAGGGTTTCCAGCGCTCCGAGTTTCTGCTCGATCACGGTATGATAGATATTGTAGCCAGCCGCCAGAAGTTGAAAGCGACTCTTGTCTATATTCTAGACAGCCTTATGAG containing:
- the accD gene encoding acetyl-CoA carboxylase, carboxyltransferase subunit beta, giving the protein MSWLTRAKRGIKTWRKKDVPDGLWEKCPSCGEILYRKELDRQLSVCKKCDFHFRINAPTYLDILADDSTFSEMDTAIVSGDPLEFKDSKKYRDRIKAAVKKTGRNSAIMTGTAEIGGRPAVLAIMDFSFMGGSMGSVVGEKIVRAVKKAVEERRPLVIVTASGGARMQESILSLMQMSKTSAAIASLSRARLPYIAILTNPTTGGVAASFAFQGDIIIAEPKAMIGFAGPRVIRETTGEELPEGFQRSEFLLDHGMIDIVASRQKLKATLVYILDSLMSGATARVEEDNQENDRKTISLIW
- the rimI gene encoding ribosomal protein S18-alanine N-acetyltransferase, with protein sequence MSDGTIRKMTEGDIPEILELEKKCFPMPWTENMFLCQVRLEDVSVCLVHEVDGKIGGYIITWFSFEEAHILSIGVDPDHRGGGIADILLEESIVRSREQGCLKVILEVREGNIRAQKFYEKQGFRQVGIRKGYYSECGEDALVLEKEIV